Proteins co-encoded in one Flavivirga eckloniae genomic window:
- a CDS encoding DUF1624 domain-containing protein, with translation MTQVKSTRIESIDILRGLVMVIMALDHVRDYFHYGAFFSDPTNLETTTPFLFFTRFITHYCAPVFIFLAGTSAFLYGSKKTKHQLFKFLITRGFWLIFLAFVVNNFVWKFDITYSVIILQVIWAIGLCMILLSFIIFFPIRILLVIGFILVAGHNMLDGIVMQGTSFKSIVWYILHQSQFFIPIGDKMYAFAYPIIPWFGLITLGYCLGTLFKNGFDITIRKKWLLRLGLASTALFFIIRGINVYGDLVPWSVQNTTTKTILSFFSVTKYPPSLAYLLITIGPSLLFLYGIEKIKNKITDFFLIFGRVPLFYYFLHIIVIHASAIIGILIFGGNWKHMILDTDVFMNAKLINYGYSLFIVYLVWVGVMALLYYPCKKYMVYKANNKDKWWLSYL, from the coding sequence TTGACTCAGGTAAAATCAACTCGAATTGAATCCATAGATATCTTAAGAGGTCTCGTTATGGTGATTATGGCGTTAGATCATGTTAGAGATTACTTCCATTATGGGGCTTTTTTTAGTGATCCTACAAATCTGGAAACAACAACACCTTTCTTATTCTTTACACGTTTTATAACACATTATTGCGCTCCAGTTTTTATTTTTTTAGCAGGCACTTCTGCATTTTTATATGGAAGTAAAAAAACAAAACATCAACTCTTCAAATTTCTAATTACCAGAGGTTTTTGGCTCATTTTTCTGGCATTTGTAGTTAACAATTTTGTTTGGAAGTTTGATATTACTTATAGTGTTATTATCCTGCAAGTTATTTGGGCCATTGGTTTGTGTATGATACTGCTATCATTTATCATCTTTTTCCCCATAAGAATACTATTAGTAATTGGGTTCATACTGGTTGCTGGTCATAACATGCTGGATGGCATTGTGATGCAGGGTACAAGCTTTAAATCTATTGTTTGGTATATATTGCATCAATCCCAATTTTTTATTCCAATAGGGGATAAAATGTATGCGTTTGCCTATCCTATTATTCCTTGGTTCGGGTTAATAACATTGGGGTACTGCCTGGGTACACTTTTTAAAAACGGATTCGATATTACCATTAGAAAAAAATGGCTCCTACGCTTGGGATTAGCGTCTACAGCACTATTCTTTATCATTAGAGGCATCAATGTATACGGTGATTTGGTTCCATGGAGCGTACAAAATACAACAACAAAAACAATACTATCATTTTTTAGTGTTACTAAATATCCTCCATCATTAGCCTACCTGTTAATAACCATAGGGCCTTCGTTATTATTCCTATATGGAATCGAAAAAATTAAAAATAAAATAACCGATTTCTTTTTAATTTTCGGACGAGTTCCACTGTTTTACTACTTCCTGCATATTATTGTTATTCATGCATCGGCTATTATTGGAATTTTAATTTTTGGAGGTAATTGGAAACATATGATTCTTGATACAGATGTTTTTATGAATGCAAAACTTATTAATTACGGCTATTCTTTATTTATAGTTTATCTCGTATGGGTTGGTGTTATGGCACTACTCTACTACCCTTGTAAAAAATACATGGTGTACAAAGCTAACAATAAAGACAAATGGTGGTTAAGCTACTTATAG
- a CDS encoding MauE/DoxX family redox-associated membrane protein, with product MATKIYNKRKGVLLEVICYLYVFLFVYAATSKLLVFDEFKIQIGQSHMLTLFTDVVAWGIPFLEILIALLLIIPRFRLLGMYASFCLMVMFTTYIAVILNFSDDIPCSCGGVIEKLGWTEHLIFNAVFVILAFIGIIILYDQKKRINTPKHTKKKLYRSLLIYTISSAGFIILLFVFTKTELERDTSFKRGFLYYPPKKIHELDLEYNGHYFAGAADGQIYLGYPRSPLYLKVLDTTLQNVQDLHLKMDKDSLPMRSPQVRVIPPYFFLMDGTIPYVLRGNTKDWKAHAVMEEPLYFTNAEPIDSVTLAIRSISSKTNEFALGTIKLSDSSKMTLSHNLLKKQVDGVFDVDGMLQYNKQQEQLIYTYRYRNQYIVANDSLQLELLGKTIDTISQAQIEVGTIASKNQQKLSAPAVSVNKLSTTFGKYLFINSERLGSKESEVVWKKSSVIDVYDMEKNSYQFSFYVDDIEGKKLKAIRVLNDKFFGLIGNHIVVYQLGDRFKYITPDTTATQSSEQEHLEAK from the coding sequence ATGGCTACAAAGATTTATAATAAACGTAAAGGTGTTTTATTAGAGGTTATTTGTTATCTGTATGTCTTCTTGTTTGTCTATGCGGCAACGAGTAAACTATTGGTTTTTGATGAATTTAAAATCCAGATAGGGCAATCCCATATGTTAACGCTTTTTACTGACGTTGTTGCCTGGGGCATACCATTTTTGGAAATCCTAATTGCTTTATTACTTATTATTCCACGATTTAGATTATTAGGGATGTATGCATCCTTTTGTCTTATGGTTATGTTTACCACCTATATTGCTGTTATTTTAAATTTTAGCGATGATATACCATGCTCTTGTGGTGGTGTAATTGAAAAACTTGGCTGGACAGAGCATTTAATCTTTAATGCCGTTTTTGTTATTTTGGCCTTTATTGGAATCATTATACTATACGACCAGAAGAAAAGGATAAATACACCTAAGCATACCAAAAAGAAACTTTATAGGTCACTCTTAATATATACTATAAGTAGTGCTGGTTTTATAATACTCTTGTTCGTTTTTACAAAAACAGAACTAGAGCGGGATACGAGTTTTAAACGGGGTTTTCTTTATTATCCTCCTAAGAAAATACACGAGTTGGATTTGGAGTATAACGGTCATTATTTTGCTGGAGCTGCAGACGGACAGATCTATTTAGGATATCCAAGATCACCATTATATCTTAAGGTTTTGGACACTACACTTCAAAATGTACAGGACCTTCATTTAAAAATGGATAAGGATAGCTTACCTATGCGTTCGCCACAGGTACGGGTAATACCGCCTTATTTCTTTTTAATGGATGGAACCATTCCTTATGTGCTTAGAGGAAATACTAAGGATTGGAAAGCACATGCCGTAATGGAAGAGCCCCTTTATTTTACTAATGCTGAACCGATAGATTCGGTAACTTTAGCTATACGATCCATAAGCAGTAAAACGAACGAGTTTGCTTTGGGTACTATAAAGCTTTCAGATTCGTCTAAAATGACCCTGTCTCATAACCTTTTGAAAAAACAGGTTGATGGTGTTTTTGATGTTGATGGTATGTTGCAATATAATAAACAGCAAGAGCAATTGATTTATACTTATCGATACCGTAATCAATATATTGTTGCTAACGACAGTTTGCAGCTGGAGTTGCTCGGAAAGACCATAGACACGATTAGCCAAGCGCAGATTGAAGTTGGAACCATTGCGTCCAAAAATCAGCAAAAGTTGTCGGCACCGGCTGTTAGCGTTAACAAGTTAAGTACTACTTTCGGAAAGTACCTTTTTATTAATTCTGAACGATTGGGAAGTAAAGAGTCTGAAGTAGTATGGAAAAAATCTTCTGTTATTGATGTTTATGATATGGAAAAAAACAGTTATCAATTTAGTTTTTATGTTGATGATATCGAGGGAAAGAAGTTAAAAGCCATTAGAGTACTTAATGATAAGTTTTTTGGGTTAATAGGTAATCATATTGTTGTTTATCAATTAGGGGATCGTTTTAAATATATTACTCCAGATACTACTGCGACTCAAAGCTCCGAACAAGAACATTTGGAAGCAAAGTAA
- the uvrB gene encoding excinuclease ABC subunit UvrB — MQFKIESEFSPTGDQPQAIKQLVEGVDSNEKYQTLLGVTGSGKTFTVANVIQEVQRPTLVLAHNKTLAAQLYSEFKQFFPNNAVEYFVSYYDYYQPEAYIPVSGVYIEKDLSINDEIEKMRLSATSSLLSGRRDVLVIASVSCIYGIGNPIEFQKNVVSIKRDQVISRTKLLHQLVQSLYSRTEDEFKHGNFRIKGDTVDIFPSYADDAFRIHFFGDEIEDIESFNVQTNEVIEKYDQLNIYPANMFVTSPDVLQNAIKSIQDDLVKQHDYFKEIGKHLEAKRLKERTEFDLEMIRELGYCSGIENYSRYLDGRQPGTRPFCLLDYFPDDYLMVVDESHVTISQVHAMYGGDRSRKENLVEYGFRLPAAMDNRPLKFEEFEAIQNQVIYVSATPADYELQKTDGVYIEQVIRPTGLLDPIIEIRPSLNQIDDLIEEIQLRIEKDERTLVTTLTKRMAEELTKYLDRIQVRCRYIHSDVDTLERVEIMQDLRKGLFDVLVGVNLLREGLDLPEVSLVAILDADKEGFLRSTRSLTQTVGRAARNLNGKAIMYADKVTNSMQKTIDETNYRREKQIAYNTKNNVTPKALNKSLDNALSKNSVSTYSYELEALKAAEPESEYLTKPELEKKIREKRKLMEEAAKALDFIVAAKLRDEIKSYQGKLEKLKV, encoded by the coding sequence ATGCAGTTTAAAATTGAATCCGAATTTAGTCCTACAGGAGACCAGCCACAAGCCATAAAGCAACTAGTAGAAGGTGTTGACTCTAACGAAAAATACCAAACATTACTTGGTGTAACAGGTTCTGGTAAAACCTTTACAGTAGCCAATGTTATTCAAGAAGTACAACGTCCAACACTCGTTTTGGCACATAACAAAACATTGGCAGCTCAGTTATACTCCGAGTTTAAGCAGTTTTTCCCAAACAATGCTGTGGAGTATTTCGTGTCTTATTACGATTACTACCAACCAGAAGCCTACATTCCAGTTTCTGGCGTATACATAGAAAAAGATCTCTCTATTAATGATGAAATTGAAAAAATGCGTTTAAGCGCCACGTCTTCCTTACTTTCCGGTCGTCGTGATGTTTTGGTAATCGCATCGGTTTCATGCATTTATGGTATAGGAAACCCTATTGAATTTCAAAAGAATGTGGTTTCGATAAAGCGGGATCAAGTGATTTCAAGGACCAAACTATTGCATCAATTAGTACAAAGCTTGTACTCTAGAACGGAGGACGAGTTTAAACATGGAAACTTTAGAATAAAAGGTGATACAGTAGATATTTTTCCAAGTTATGCAGATGATGCCTTTAGAATCCATTTTTTTGGAGATGAAATTGAGGATATAGAATCTTTTAACGTCCAGACCAATGAGGTCATCGAGAAATACGATCAACTTAATATCTATCCAGCAAACATGTTTGTTACCTCACCAGACGTTCTACAAAATGCTATTAAGAGTATTCAGGACGACTTAGTCAAGCAACATGATTACTTTAAAGAAATAGGCAAACATTTAGAAGCAAAACGTCTTAAAGAACGTACGGAATTCGATTTAGAGATGATTCGGGAATTGGGGTATTGCTCTGGTATAGAAAACTATTCGCGTTATCTGGATGGCAGACAGCCCGGCACCCGTCCATTCTGTTTATTGGATTACTTCCCAGATGATTATTTAATGGTAGTAGACGAAAGTCATGTTACCATCTCCCAAGTACATGCTATGTATGGCGGTGATAGAAGCAGAAAGGAAAATCTGGTTGAATATGGTTTTAGACTTCCTGCTGCTATGGATAACCGTCCATTAAAATTTGAAGAATTTGAAGCCATTCAAAATCAGGTAATCTATGTAAGTGCCACACCTGCCGATTATGAACTTCAAAAAACAGACGGCGTTTATATCGAACAGGTCATACGTCCAACAGGATTATTAGATCCTATTATAGAAATACGACCTAGCTTAAATCAAATTGATGATTTAATAGAAGAAATACAGTTAAGAATTGAAAAAGACGAACGTACATTGGTTACCACGCTCACAAAGCGTATGGCTGAAGAGCTGACTAAATATTTAGACCGAATACAGGTACGTTGCCGTTATATCCATAGCGATGTAGATACCTTGGAACGTGTTGAAATTATGCAGGATTTACGAAAAGGCTTGTTTGATGTTTTAGTGGGTGTGAATCTTTTAAGAGAAGGGTTGGATTTACCGGAAGTATCCCTGGTGGCCATTTTAGATGCCGATAAAGAAGGCTTCTTGCGTTCTACACGTTCACTCACACAAACTGTAGGTAGAGCAGCAAGAAATTTAAATGGTAAGGCCATTATGTATGCAGACAAAGTTACCAATAGTATGCAAAAAACTATTGATGAAACAAATTACAGACGTGAAAAACAAATTGCATATAACACCAAAAATAATGTAACGCCAAAAGCGCTTAATAAAAGTTTAGATAATGCTTTATCTAAAAACTCGGTAAGCACATACAGTTATGAACTGGAAGCTTTAAAAGCGGCAGAACCAGAAAGTGAGTATTTAACAAAACCAGAATTAGAAAAGAAAATTCGGGAAAAGCGCAAATTAATGGAAGAAGCTGCTAAAGCTTTAGACTTTATTGTGGCAGCAAAACTTCGTGACGAAATTAAAAGCTACCAAGGTAAATTAGAAAAGCTAAAAGTTTAA
- the sucC gene encoding ADP-forming succinate--CoA ligase subunit beta encodes MNLHEYQGKEILSSFGVRIQRGIVAQNANEAVAAAKQLTSETGTSWHVIKAQVHAGGRGKGGGVKLAKNLQEVEEIAGQIIGMDLVTPQTSAAGKRVHQVLVAEDVYYPGESETDEFYMSVLLNRGTGRNMIMYSTEGGMDIETVAEETPHLIFTEEIDPAVGLLPFQARRVAFNLGLSGLAFKEMTKFVSALYKAYVESDSSLFEINPVLKTSDNKIMAVDAKVTIDDNALYRHKNYIDLRDVREESAIEVEAGELGLNYVDLDGNVGCMVNGAGLAMATMDLIKQAGGEPANFLDVGGTADAARVEAAFKIILKDPAVKAILINIFGGIVRCDRVAQGVIDAYKNMGTINVPIIVRLQGTNADIAKDLIDNSGLDVLSATEFQEAADKVQQVLA; translated from the coding sequence ATGAACTTACACGAATATCAAGGCAAAGAAATATTAAGTAGTTTTGGGGTACGCATACAACGAGGTATAGTAGCTCAAAATGCTAATGAAGCAGTAGCAGCTGCTAAACAATTAACAAGCGAAACCGGAACAAGTTGGCACGTTATTAAGGCACAAGTTCATGCCGGAGGGCGTGGTAAAGGCGGTGGTGTAAAGCTGGCAAAAAACTTGCAAGAGGTTGAAGAAATTGCAGGACAAATTATTGGAATGGATTTGGTTACACCTCAAACATCTGCTGCTGGTAAACGCGTACATCAGGTTTTAGTTGCCGAGGATGTTTATTATCCTGGCGAAAGTGAAACGGATGAGTTTTACATGTCTGTATTATTAAATAGAGGAACTGGACGTAATATGATTATGTATTCTACCGAAGGTGGTATGGATATAGAAACTGTGGCAGAAGAAACACCACATTTAATATTTACGGAAGAGATTGATCCTGCTGTAGGTTTATTACCATTTCAAGCCAGACGCGTAGCGTTTAATCTTGGATTATCGGGATTGGCATTTAAAGAGATGACAAAATTTGTTTCGGCACTATATAAGGCTTATGTAGAATCTGATTCTTCTTTATTTGAGATCAATCCAGTTTTAAAGACTAGTGATAATAAGATCATGGCTGTTGATGCCAAAGTAACGATAGATGATAATGCACTTTACAGACACAAGAACTATATCGATTTACGTGATGTTCGTGAAGAAAGTGCTATTGAAGTTGAAGCCGGAGAACTTGGTTTAAATTATGTAGACTTAGATGGTAATGTTGGATGTATGGTAAATGGAGCTGGATTGGCTATGGCTACTATGGATTTAATAAAACAAGCAGGAGGAGAGCCAGCTAACTTCTTAGATGTTGGTGGTACTGCTGATGCTGCTAGAGTAGAAGCTGCTTTTAAGATTATATTAAAAGATCCTGCAGTGAAAGCCATTTTAATAAACATATTTGGAGGTATAGTACGTTGCGACCGTGTAGCACAAGGTGTTATTGATGCCTATAAAAATATGGGAACTATAAATGTACCTATTATTGTACGTTTACAAGGAACCAATGCAGACATCGCTAAGGATTTAATTGATAATTCTGGTTTAGATGTTTTGAGTGCTACCGAGTTCCAGGAAGCTGCGGATAAAGTACAGCAAGTTTTAGCTTAG
- a CDS encoding amidohydrolase family protein, producing the protein MKSIFLTLLLLITFQISAQNFTSQVKNFIVVDTNIVAITNVKIIDGTGNSIKNDQTIIIENNKIKSIGDTKKIKVPSNAVTIDGSGKTVIPGLVMLHEHLFYTKFFENWFSVGQMTFTFPRLYLAGGVTTMRTAGSIQPQADLNVKRWILEGKMTGPKMDVTSPFIEREGPPIAELGFIKSSKEVSEIVNFWADRGITSFKLYNNITKEDMKVCIEEAHKRGLKVTGHLCSVTYEEASNLGIDNLEHGFMTASDFDENKESDICDPFQSRESLTNEPVDSPKINALIDLLIKNGTTITTTPNVFEPWTDRELIPGGGEDAVAPQVLKDVKGIYDRSINRDSLHLHRFNKNLIWLKRFYEKGGKLVAGTDPTGAGRTVAGYANQRTIEILVEGGFSITEAIKICTLNGAKFLEQEDSIGTVEAGKIADLILINADLESDIKNIRHMETVFKDGVGFDSKKLFESVKGKVGLY; encoded by the coding sequence ATGAAATCAATATTTTTAACATTATTATTACTGATTACCTTTCAGATCAGTGCACAAAATTTCACGTCTCAAGTCAAAAATTTCATCGTTGTAGACACAAATATCGTTGCTATTACTAATGTAAAAATAATTGATGGTACAGGAAACAGTATAAAAAATGATCAGACTATTATCATTGAAAATAATAAAATAAAAAGTATCGGAGATACTAAGAAAATAAAAGTACCGTCGAATGCTGTAACCATTGATGGTTCCGGAAAAACAGTTATTCCAGGTCTGGTCATGTTACACGAACATCTATTTTATACTAAATTCTTTGAAAACTGGTTTAGCGTGGGGCAAATGACGTTTACTTTCCCAAGACTTTATTTAGCCGGTGGTGTTACTACCATGCGTACAGCAGGGAGCATTCAACCTCAGGCCGATTTAAATGTAAAAAGATGGATTCTGGAAGGCAAAATGACTGGTCCAAAAATGGACGTAACAAGTCCTTTTATAGAAAGAGAAGGGCCTCCAATTGCCGAATTGGGTTTTATTAAAAGCTCTAAGGAAGTATCAGAAATTGTAAACTTTTGGGCAGATAGAGGTATAACATCATTTAAACTATACAATAACATTACTAAAGAAGACATGAAGGTTTGTATAGAAGAAGCTCATAAACGCGGACTAAAAGTAACAGGGCATTTGTGTTCTGTAACATACGAGGAAGCTTCAAACTTAGGCATAGATAACTTAGAGCATGGTTTTATGACTGCTTCAGATTTTGATGAAAACAAAGAATCTGACATATGCGACCCTTTCCAATCCAGAGAGTCTTTAACAAACGAGCCTGTGGATAGTCCTAAAATAAACGCTCTTATAGATTTATTAATTAAAAACGGTACAACCATAACAACAACTCCAAATGTTTTTGAACCATGGACAGACCGCGAATTAATCCCTGGAGGTGGCGAAGATGCTGTAGCACCTCAAGTTCTTAAAGATGTTAAGGGGATTTATGACAGATCGATTAATAGAGATTCATTGCATTTACACAGGTTTAACAAAAACCTAATTTGGTTAAAACGTTTTTACGAAAAGGGCGGTAAACTTGTTGCGGGAACAGATCCTACAGGTGCCGGACGAACAGTTGCAGGTTATGCAAACCAACGTACTATTGAAATTTTAGTTGAAGGAGGTTTTTCTATCACAGAGGCCATAAAAATCTGTACCCTTAATGGTGCAAAATTTCTTGAACAAGAGGATAGTATAGGTACTGTTGAAGCTGGTAAAATTGCAGATCTTATTCTAATAAATGCAGATTTAGAATCTGATATAAAAAATATTAGACATATGGAAACGGTCTTTAAAGATGGGGTTGGTTTCGATTCCAAAAAACTATTCGAATCAGTAAAAGGTAAAGTAGGTTTATATTAA
- a CDS encoding DUF1456 family protein → MTNNDILKKLRVALKLRDDDIVKILSLVDFRISKSELGAFFRREDHPKYMECGDQILRNFLNGLVIHLRGPMPKKGEKKETPKKHNN, encoded by the coding sequence ATGACAAACAATGATATTCTAAAAAAATTACGTGTTGCTTTAAAACTTCGTGATGATGATATTGTAAAAATTTTGAGTCTGGTAGACTTCAGAATATCCAAAAGTGAACTGGGAGCATTTTTTAGAAGAGAAGACCATCCTAAATATATGGAATGTGGGGATCAAATTTTACGCAATTTTTTAAATGGACTTGTAATTCACTTACGAGGGCCTATGCCTAAAAAAGGAGAAAAAAAGGAAACCCCAAAAAAACATAACAATTAG
- the lysA gene encoding diaminopimelate decarboxylase has translation MLENQLLKIAQDFGSPLYVYDAEKIESQYKRLTNAFKNVKKLKINYAVKALSNISILKFLNTLGSGIDTVSIQEVQLGLAAGFLPEQIIFTPNGVALEEIEEAAKLGVKINIDNLSILEQFGTKHPKTPVCIRINPHVMAGGNSNISVGHIDSKFGISIHQIPHILRIVENTKMTINGIHMHTGSDILDIEVFLYASEILFETAKQFKNLDFIDFGSGFKVPYKQGDIETNIEEFGKKLTARFNEFCKNYGKDLTLAFEPGKFLVSESGYFLAKVNAVKQTTSTVFAQVDSGFNHLVRPMFYGSHHDIVNISNPKGRERFYTVVGYICETDTFGNNRRINEINDGDILCFKNAGAYCFSMASNYNSRYRPAEVLWYKKKAHLIRKRETFDDIIKNQVEVDFADKKETALAK, from the coding sequence ATGTTAGAAAATCAATTGCTTAAAATAGCACAAGATTTCGGGAGCCCCCTTTATGTATACGATGCAGAGAAAATTGAAAGTCAGTACAAAAGACTTACGAATGCTTTTAAAAATGTTAAAAAGCTTAAAATTAACTATGCGGTTAAGGCACTATCGAACATATCTATATTAAAGTTTTTAAATACATTAGGATCTGGGATAGATACCGTATCTATACAAGAAGTGCAACTCGGTTTAGCTGCTGGTTTTTTACCAGAGCAAATTATTTTCACACCTAATGGCGTAGCTTTAGAAGAGATTGAGGAAGCAGCTAAACTAGGCGTTAAAATTAATATTGATAACCTTTCAATATTAGAGCAGTTTGGAACAAAACATCCAAAAACACCGGTATGCATCCGTATTAATCCGCATGTAATGGCTGGTGGTAACAGCAATATTTCGGTTGGACACATCGATTCTAAATTTGGAATTTCAATCCATCAAATACCACATATATTACGTATTGTAGAAAATACTAAAATGACTATCAACGGTATTCACATGCATACAGGTAGTGATATTTTAGATATTGAGGTGTTTCTATATGCTAGTGAAATACTGTTTGAAACCGCAAAACAATTCAAGAATTTAGATTTTATTGATTTCGGTTCTGGATTCAAAGTACCTTACAAACAAGGTGATATTGAAACTAATATTGAAGAATTTGGTAAAAAGCTTACGGCTAGATTTAATGAATTCTGCAAAAACTACGGTAAAGATTTAACCCTGGCTTTCGAACCTGGTAAGTTTTTAGTGAGCGAATCGGGATACTTTTTAGCTAAAGTAAATGCAGTAAAGCAAACAACATCAACAGTTTTTGCTCAGGTAGATTCTGGTTTTAATCACCTTGTCAGACCGATGTTTTATGGGTCTCACCACGATATTGTAAATATATCTAACCCTAAAGGACGTGAACGTTTTTACACTGTTGTAGGGTATATTTGCGAAACAGACACCTTTGGAAACAACAGACGTATTAATGAAATTAATGACGGCGATATATTGTGCTTTAAAAATGCGGGAGCTTATTGCTTCTCCATGGCAAGTAACTATAATTCAAGGTATAGACCGGCTGAGGTGTTATGGTACAAGAAAAAAGCCCATTTAATTAGAAAAAGGGAAACCTTTGATGACATTATTAAAAACCAGGTTGAAGTAGATTTTGCTGACAAAAAGGAAACTGCCTTAGCAAAATAA
- a CDS encoding APC family permease, with amino-acid sequence MNKKDEGLKRSVGVLGLSANIVNIIIGAGIFALPAVIASKMGASSILAYVFCGILIALVMLCFAEAGSKVTNTGGPYTYIKTAFGNYAGFVGGIFAISGTLFADAAVSNALVNILASAYPFFENEWVRLSFLFIIFFGLAFINIIGLKQGIGLVKFNTLAKLIPLLVLIIVGWQGVSFSNLHIDSMPSIKKLGETSLILFFAFQGAETGLVVGGEVINPRRTVPRAIFISILIVVCVYVLIQTVSQGILGSELPNFKAAPLAEAAKAAFGPVGYTLLFFGAVVSMFGFLSGAILNNPRVVYALSRDRVIPLKALSKIHKSFKTPHIAIIVYAIIGFILSATSSFEKLAIIASSAMLIIYLGVALSVMKLRKSQKPKEGEFKIPGGPIVPILSIIIILYFLSNLSITEIVVTGSFIVVLTIIYSIFRRLNKDLK; translated from the coding sequence ATGAATAAAAAAGATGAAGGTTTAAAAAGAAGTGTTGGTGTTTTAGGTTTATCCGCCAATATTGTGAACATAATTATAGGTGCAGGTATTTTTGCCTTGCCTGCTGTTATAGCCTCTAAAATGGGAGCTTCCAGTATTTTGGCTTATGTTTTTTGTGGTATTTTAATAGCTCTGGTTATGCTGTGCTTTGCCGAAGCAGGCAGTAAAGTAACAAATACCGGAGGACCTTACACCTATATCAAAACCGCCTTTGGTAATTATGCCGGTTTTGTAGGTGGCATTTTTGCTATAAGCGGTACGTTGTTTGCAGATGCAGCCGTATCAAATGCATTAGTAAACATTTTAGCATCGGCTTATCCTTTCTTTGAAAATGAATGGGTGCGATTATCTTTTCTGTTCATCATCTTCTTCGGTTTGGCCTTCATTAATATTATTGGATTAAAACAAGGGATAGGCTTAGTAAAATTTAATACCCTTGCTAAACTAATCCCTTTACTCGTGCTTATAATTGTTGGGTGGCAAGGTGTATCGTTTAGCAATCTACATATCGATTCCATGCCAAGTATAAAAAAACTGGGAGAAACCTCGTTAATTCTGTTTTTTGCCTTTCAAGGAGCAGAAACCGGACTTGTTGTTGGTGGCGAAGTTATAAACCCAAGACGCACCGTACCTAGAGCTATTTTTATTAGTATTCTAATCGTGGTGTGCGTTTATGTTTTAATTCAAACCGTATCTCAAGGAATTTTAGGTAGCGAGTTACCTAACTTTAAAGCTGCACCACTAGCCGAAGCTGCAAAAGCTGCTTTTGGTCCTGTTGGGTATACCTTGTTATTTTTTGGAGCTGTAGTTTCTATGTTCGGTTTTTTAAGCGGTGCTATACTTAATAATCCAAGAGTCGTGTATGCGCTATCTAGAGATAGGGTTATTCCATTAAAAGCCTTATCCAAAATTCATAAATCTTTTAAAACGCCGCATATAGCTATTATCGTTTATGCTATCATTGGTTTTATTCTCTCTGCAACAAGTAGTTTTGAAAAATTGGCCATCATTGCCAGTAGTGCTATGCTAATTATTTATTTAGGTGTAGCCTTATCTGTTATGAAATTGCGTAAATCGCAAAAACCCAAAGAAGGCGAATTTAAAATTCCGGGCGGCCCTATAGTTCCTATACTTTCAATTATAATTATTTTATACTTTCTATCTAATTTATCTATTACAGAAATCGTTGTGACGGGGTCTTTTATAGTAGTTTTGACTATTATTTATAGTATATTTAGAAGACTAAATAAGGACCTTAAATAG
- a CDS encoding DUF6520 family protein, with amino-acid sequence MKSNFLKTTLPVLVLILAITVSFAFSPAEKSMDQEPVSWLHVEGTCYKIPYAPDCQLEGEEICSAISPNGSMNFYADSNCTVLLYRTK; translated from the coding sequence ATGAAATCAAATTTTTTAAAAACCACATTACCAGTTTTGGTTTTAATTTTAGCGATCACAGTGTCGTTTGCTTTTAGTCCTGCTGAAAAAAGCATGGATCAAGAACCAGTATCATGGTTACATGTGGAAGGTACCTGTTATAAAATTCCTTATGCGCCAGATTGTCAACTGGAAGGAGAGGAGATTTGTAGTGCTATTTCCCCAAATGGTTCTATGAATTTTTACGCAGATAGTAACTGCACCGTTCTATTGTATAGAACAAAGTAG